In the genome of Leeuwenhoekiella sp. MAR_2009_132, one region contains:
- a CDS encoding DUF2797 domain-containing protein — MQYQGVLTKMQTELDKPIQYYLVFEDDFIHVNQLLDKEIRIEFLKYQCLACGKNKKIYRQGYCYDDFYKVPQAADWIMRPELSKAHLDEEDRDLDYEKKVQLQPHIVYLANSSNIKVGVTRKSQVPTRWIDQGAHEAIEIVEVPNRYLAGITEVALKEYIADKTNWRKMLKNEIEDEDLVAKRNSLKQYIPSEALEYYLENNQETHIEFPVLQYPTKLKSLNLEKTSEYQGKLKGIKGQYLLFEDGTVFNVRNSEGYVVSISVSA, encoded by the coding sequence ATGCAATATCAAGGAGTCCTCACAAAAATGCAAACCGAACTTGATAAACCTATTCAATATTATTTAGTTTTTGAAGATGATTTTATTCATGTAAATCAGCTCTTAGACAAGGAAATACGTATAGAATTTTTAAAGTATCAATGTTTGGCATGTGGGAAAAATAAAAAGATTTATCGACAGGGATATTGCTATGATGATTTTTATAAAGTACCTCAGGCTGCAGACTGGATAATGCGCCCAGAATTGAGCAAAGCACATCTAGATGAAGAAGATCGTGATCTTGATTACGAGAAAAAAGTGCAATTGCAACCCCATATTGTTTACCTCGCAAACTCAAGCAATATCAAAGTAGGGGTAACCCGTAAATCGCAGGTGCCTACCCGATGGATTGATCAGGGAGCACACGAAGCAATTGAAATCGTAGAAGTGCCTAACCGCTATCTTGCCGGCATTACTGAAGTTGCCTTAAAGGAGTATATCGCAGATAAAACCAACTGGCGTAAAATGCTAAAGAATGAGATTGAAGATGAAGATCTTGTCGCTAAGCGTAATAGTTTAAAACAATATATACCTTCAGAAGCGCTAGAGTATTATCTAGAGAACAATCAAGAGACGCATATAGAATTTCCGGTATTGCAATACCCTACAAAACTTAAAAGTCTCAACCTCGAGAAAACTTCAGAGTATCAAGGGAAACTCAAGGGTATTAAAGGGCAATACTTACTATTTGAAGACGGTACTGTTTTTAATGTGCGCAATTCAGAAGGTTATGTGGTAAGTATTTCTGTTTCCGCATAA
- a CDS encoding BlaI/MecI/CopY family transcriptional regulator encodes MKQLTKAEEEVMQILWDLKESNVAAIIDEMPEPKPAYNTVSTIVRILETKEFVGFKKQGRGHIYFPLVAKSEYSSASMSKMVNDYFNGSFKSMVSFFVKKKEMSAGELEAILKEINKDD; translated from the coding sequence ATGAAACAATTAACCAAGGCAGAAGAAGAAGTAATGCAGATCCTTTGGGATCTTAAAGAAAGTAACGTTGCAGCAATAATTGATGAAATGCCAGAGCCTAAGCCGGCATATAATACAGTTTCTACCATTGTACGCATTCTAGAAACTAAAGAGTTTGTAGGATTTAAAAAGCAGGGTAGAGGTCATATTTATTTTCCGCTGGTAGCCAAATCTGAGTACAGTAGTGCTTCGATGTCAAAAATGGTAAACGATTATTTTAACGGAAGCTTTAAAAGCATGGTTTCGTTTTTCGTCAAGAAAAAAGAAATGAGTGCAGGTGAACTCGAAGCTATTTTAAAGGAAATTAATAAAGACGACTAA
- a CDS encoding M56 family metallopeptidase, protein MIRYILEVIVFQTLFIAVYQLWLRKETFFNVNRAYLISTALVAFALPFMQFELFQNQIPLRENLQMLPEVFIGRQPIQNNQSYAVETGIDWAFISILIYAAGALFSAGILFRKYQEIKRYFRFKRKSDGNVITIPNSDAAFTFLGTIFLGDKIAAEAKAHILAHEEVHLKHKHGVDLFLFEILRVVFWFNPLVYIYQHKVAELHEFIADAHATKKTEIKSYYNQLLNTAFGTQHISFINTFFNHSLIKKRIVMLQKKSRNNAKWKYLLVLPLIAGILTYVGCTDDNELNNDTADIKIEGDVSKKAKITLYAKEDIDENTYNLLKEIEAKYDGDVQVVEGVTEAIALNEIPVGEGVEVLESQNQEVINDIPFAVIDEVPTFPGCEGLTNKERKACMSGQVAHFVNKNFNIKLGKELGLTGVNRIYVRFKIDQKGNIIDVASRGPHPKLEEEAKRVINLLPHMTPGKQRGESVNVLYSLPIVFQVQ, encoded by the coding sequence ATGATACGATATATACTTGAGGTTATTGTATTTCAGACATTGTTTATTGCAGTGTATCAACTTTGGTTGCGTAAAGAAACGTTTTTTAATGTCAATCGCGCTTATTTGATAAGTACAGCATTAGTTGCTTTTGCTTTGCCATTCATGCAGTTTGAACTGTTTCAGAATCAAATTCCGCTACGCGAAAATCTGCAAATGCTCCCCGAAGTGTTTATTGGTAGGCAACCCATTCAAAATAATCAGTCATATGCAGTAGAAACGGGAATAGATTGGGCGTTTATAAGTATCCTTATCTACGCTGCCGGAGCACTTTTTAGTGCAGGAATCTTGTTCAGAAAATATCAGGAGATCAAGAGGTATTTCCGCTTTAAAAGAAAATCTGATGGTAATGTGATCACCATTCCTAATAGCGATGCAGCATTTACCTTTCTGGGAACCATATTTCTAGGTGATAAAATTGCTGCGGAAGCTAAAGCCCACATTCTTGCACATGAAGAAGTGCATTTAAAGCACAAACACGGGGTAGACCTCTTCTTATTTGAAATCTTGCGGGTAGTGTTCTGGTTTAATCCACTGGTATATATCTATCAACATAAAGTAGCCGAATTGCACGAGTTCATCGCCGATGCCCACGCCACTAAAAAAACCGAAATCAAATCCTATTACAATCAGTTGCTCAATACCGCTTTTGGTACGCAACATATTTCATTCATCAATACATTTTTCAATCATTCATTAATCAAAAAACGAATCGTTATGTTACAAAAAAAATCAAGAAACAATGCAAAATGGAAGTATCTACTCGTACTTCCGCTCATCGCCGGGATCCTTACTTATGTTGGATGTACTGATGATAATGAACTTAATAATGATACTGCTGATATCAAAATAGAGGGAGATGTATCAAAAAAGGCAAAAATCACTTTATATGCTAAAGAGGATATTGATGAAAATACATATAATCTTTTAAAAGAAATTGAAGCTAAATATGATGGAGATGTTCAAGTGGTGGAAGGTGTTACGGAAGCAATAGCGCTAAACGAAATTCCTGTAGGTGAAGGTGTTGAAGTGTTAGAAAGTCAAAATCAAGAGGTTATCAACGACATTCCTTTTGCAGTTATTGATGAGGTTCCTACGTTTCCCGGTTGTGAAGGCTTAACTAATAAAGAGAGAAAGGCGTGTATGTCTGGTCAGGTTGCTCATTTTGTAAATAAGAATTTCAACATAAAATTAGGAAAAGAATTAGGTCTTACCGGCGTAAACCGAATTTACGTACGCTTTAAAATTGATCAGAAAGGTAATATTATAGATGTAGCTTCTCGAGGGCCTCATCCTAAACTTGAAGAAGAAGCAAAACGTGTAATAAATCTTTTACCTCATATGACTCCGGGCAAGCAACGTGGTGAGTCTGTAAATGTATTGTATTCACTACCCATTGTATTTCAGGTGCAGTAA
- a CDS encoding tetratricopeptide repeat protein, which translates to MSRFYLFIFLIIASQAEAQEVSALAVADSLYAVGNYSAAIENYERIPSKEESVYLKLARAHQAKGTLDDALINYVKAASSTDEVIAMNEYGKLLITKGKFKEADSVFTKLISVYKTNPEFYYQRGRASENMPRDITLNALDSTEERTMTLFPYLKDYQKAVALDSTHQKALSELATFYLKRKDFRMVEKIAFKALESYPTNVEIIGTLAQSYYYKGWNEETITWFEKLISLGQNTQFIREKLGNAYFKDRMYELAIKNYLEALKFSPEDAHLHATLARLYNYIEDLKAAEMHGLFAILYKDQPLDEEYYTLSRTYEMKKDWANAMKYVSHSLKENPDNKNAEYTRAIVADNYYEDKRAVLKLYEDFVKKYDSSKYAKYDSTLKLAKERVTSLNREIFMADDSEEK; encoded by the coding sequence ATGAGCAGATTTTATCTATTTATTTTTTTAATTATTGCCAGCCAGGCCGAAGCTCAGGAAGTTTCGGCTTTGGCCGTTGCAGACAGTTTGTATGCAGTAGGAAATTACAGCGCGGCTATTGAAAATTATGAACGTATTCCTTCTAAAGAAGAATCTGTTTATTTAAAATTAGCACGTGCGCACCAGGCAAAAGGTACACTTGACGATGCATTAATTAATTATGTAAAAGCTGCGAGTAGTACAGATGAAGTTATAGCAATGAATGAGTATGGTAAATTACTCATTACTAAAGGTAAGTTTAAAGAAGCAGATAGTGTTTTTACTAAATTGATTTCAGTATATAAAACCAATCCTGAATTTTATTACCAGCGTGGGCGTGCAAGCGAGAATATGCCCAGAGATATAACGTTAAACGCTTTAGATTCTACGGAAGAAAGAACTATGACCCTTTTCCCTTACCTGAAAGATTACCAAAAAGCAGTTGCACTTGACAGCACCCATCAAAAAGCACTTTCAGAACTGGCTACCTTTTATCTGAAGCGAAAAGATTTTAGAATGGTAGAAAAAATAGCTTTTAAAGCTCTGGAAAGTTACCCGACTAATGTAGAAATCATCGGCACACTGGCTCAAAGCTATTATTATAAAGGGTGGAATGAAGAGACAATTACCTGGTTTGAAAAGTTAATTTCTCTGGGACAGAATACACAGTTTATTCGTGAAAAATTAGGTAACGCGTATTTTAAAGATAGAATGTATGAGTTGGCAATTAAGAACTATCTCGAAGCCTTAAAGTTTTCACCTGAAGATGCACACCTTCACGCAACATTAGCCAGGTTGTATAATTATATTGAAGATTTAAAAGCCGCAGAAATGCATGGGCTTTTTGCTATTCTATATAAAGATCAGCCGCTAGATGAAGAATATTATACGTTATCGCGTACGTATGAGATGAAAAAAGACTGGGCGAATGCGATGAAATATGTTAGTCATTCTCTTAAAGAAAATCCAGATAATAAAAATGCAGAATATACGAGAGCGATTGTAGCCGATAATTATTACGAAGACAAACGTGCAGTTTTAAAACTCTACGAAGATTTTGTCAAGAAATACGACTCTTCAAAGTATGCTAAATATGATTCTACATTAAAACTAGCTAAAGAACGCGTTACCAGTTTAAATAGGGAGATTTTTATGGCAGACGACAGTGAAGAGAAGTAA
- a CDS encoding head GIN domain-containing protein, whose protein sequence is MKNVLYLSLICLFALSCNSEKGLNCIQAEGERIKKEFTVSDFTSIIVEERLQLILKEGPVQKVEVATGENLLNDIEVSVTDGILTVLDNNGCNLVRDFNISQVYVTSPNIEQIRNASGYEVQSDGILTYPSLTLISNDGEEEDFYHKDGDFRLQLNVGELNISANGLSNFYISGAAETANIEFLEGDIRFEGPEFRIQNLNIYHRGTNKVIVNPIQSLRGKVLSTGDLISVNRPPTVEVEETYTGRLIFQ, encoded by the coding sequence TTGAAAAACGTTCTATACCTATCTCTCATCTGTCTTTTTGCACTTTCCTGTAACTCTGAAAAGGGACTCAATTGTATTCAGGCGGAAGGTGAGCGCATTAAAAAGGAATTTACAGTAAGCGACTTTACTTCAATTATTGTTGAAGAGCGTTTGCAGCTTATTCTTAAAGAGGGGCCGGTTCAAAAAGTGGAGGTTGCTACTGGTGAAAATTTATTGAATGACATTGAAGTAAGCGTTACAGACGGTATTTTAACAGTTTTAGATAATAATGGCTGTAATCTAGTTCGGGATTTTAACATCAGTCAGGTGTATGTGACTTCTCCTAATATCGAGCAAATACGCAATGCTTCAGGATATGAAGTGCAAAGCGATGGTATACTCACGTATCCTTCATTGACCTTAATAAGTAATGACGGTGAGGAAGAAGATTTCTACCACAAAGACGGAGATTTTAGATTACAACTTAATGTGGGAGAATTAAATATCAGCGCAAACGGACTTAGTAATTTTTATATTTCAGGCGCAGCCGAGACTGCGAATATTGAATTTTTAGAAGGTGACATTCGTTTTGAAGGTCCAGAATTTAGAATACAGAACCTCAATATCTACCACCGCGGTACAAATAAAGTTATTGTAAATCCTATACAATCGCTACGCGGAAAAGTATTGAGTACCGGCGATCTCATCTCAGTAAATCGCCCACCTACTGTTGAGGTAGAAGAAACCTATACCGGCCGACTAATATTTCAATAG
- the era gene encoding GTPase Era gives MESQNNNPLAPESQEPKSHKAGFVNIIGNPNVGKSTLMNALVGERLSIITSKAQTTRHRILGIVNGEDFQAILSDTPGIIKPAYELQASMMAFVKSAFEDADVLIYMVELGEKELKDEAFFNKIRNTEIPVLLLINKIDQGNEELLEASRTHWKEQVPNAEIFAISALENFGVAEVFNRILEALPVSPPFYPKDALTDKPERFFVNEIIREKILMHYKKEIPYSVEIDTEEFFEEDNIIRMRSIIMVERESQKGIIIGHKGAALKRVGIEARKDLEVFFGKKVHMELYVKVNKNWRSSERELRRFGYNGK, from the coding sequence TTGGAATCTCAAAATAACAATCCGTTAGCACCAGAATCACAAGAACCAAAATCGCATAAGGCCGGTTTTGTAAATATTATAGGTAACCCTAACGTGGGGAAATCTACGTTAATGAACGCTCTTGTAGGGGAGCGTCTTTCTATTATTACTTCAAAGGCACAAACTACGCGTCATCGTATTTTAGGTATTGTAAACGGGGAAGATTTTCAAGCGATTTTAAGTGATACTCCGGGTATTATTAAACCAGCTTATGAGCTGCAGGCTTCGATGATGGCTTTTGTAAAGTCGGCATTTGAAGACGCAGATGTATTAATTTACATGGTTGAGTTGGGTGAAAAAGAATTGAAAGATGAGGCTTTTTTCAATAAGATAAGAAATACAGAGATCCCGGTTTTATTGTTGATTAATAAGATTGATCAGGGAAATGAAGAGCTTCTTGAAGCAAGTCGTACCCATTGGAAAGAACAGGTGCCTAATGCAGAGATTTTTGCAATTTCGGCTTTAGAGAACTTTGGAGTAGCTGAGGTTTTTAATCGCATATTAGAAGCTTTACCGGTATCACCACCTTTCTATCCTAAAGATGCCTTAACCGACAAGCCAGAGCGTTTCTTCGTTAATGAAATCATACGCGAGAAGATTTTAATGCATTACAAAAAGGAGATTCCCTATTCAGTAGAAATAGATACCGAAGAGTTTTTTGAAGAAGACAACATCATTAGAATGCGTAGCATTATTATGGTAGAGCGCGAGAGCCAGAAAGGTATCATCATAGGCCATAAAGGTGCAGCCTTAAAGCGTGTAGGTATTGAAGCGCGTAAAGACCTGGAGGTTTTCTTCGGAAAAAAAGTACATATGGAATTGTATGTAAAAGTCAACAAAAACTGGAGAAGCAGCGAGCGTGAATTGCGTCGTTTTGGGTATAATGGGAAATAG
- the arsM gene encoding arsenosugar biosynthesis arsenite methyltransferase ArsM, whose amino-acid sequence MSYLETTKNVYRDAALTPDVGLCCTTNPIWELPGLKIPKIMQEMNYGCGSTVNARDLTNNPRILYVGAGGGMELLQFAYFSRQKSGVIGVDIVDEMLEASRKNFIEAEAVNPWFKSEFVDLKKGDALSLPVEDNSIDVAAQNCLFNIFKAEDLKKAIAEMYRVLKPQGRLVMSDPTCEQQMNETLREDERLRALCLSGSLPIKEYVKALTDAGFGTIEIRARKPYRILDPKNYPTDELIYIESIEVAAIKDPMPEDGPCIFTGKAAIYYGSENHFDDKKGHVLVKNQPLAVCDKTAGALASLGRDDIFISESTFHYDGGGCC is encoded by the coding sequence ATGAGCTATTTAGAAACTACCAAAAATGTGTATCGTGATGCTGCACTTACGCCTGATGTAGGCTTGTGCTGTACCACAAACCCAATCTGGGAATTACCGGGTTTAAAAATTCCAAAAATCATGCAGGAGATGAATTACGGCTGCGGAAGCACGGTAAATGCTCGTGATCTCACTAACAATCCGCGTATTTTATACGTAGGTGCCGGCGGCGGAATGGAGCTGCTACAATTCGCCTATTTCTCGCGTCAAAAAAGCGGCGTTATTGGTGTGGATATTGTAGATGAAATGCTGGAAGCTTCTCGCAAAAATTTTATCGAGGCAGAAGCGGTAAATCCCTGGTTTAAAAGTGAGTTTGTAGATCTCAAAAAAGGAGATGCATTGAGCCTTCCGGTTGAAGATAACAGTATTGACGTAGCAGCTCAAAACTGCCTGTTCAATATTTTTAAGGCGGAAGATTTAAAGAAAGCTATTGCTGAAATGTACCGTGTTTTAAAACCACAAGGTAGATTGGTGATGAGCGATCCTACTTGTGAGCAGCAAATGAACGAGACCTTGCGTGAAGACGAGCGCCTGCGGGCACTTTGCCTCAGCGGAAGTTTACCTATTAAAGAATATGTAAAAGCATTAACTGATGCCGGTTTTGGTACTATTGAAATTCGTGCCCGTAAACCTTATCGTATTCTGGATCCGAAAAATTATCCTACAGACGAACTCATTTATATCGAATCTATTGAGGTAGCTGCCATCAAAGATCCTATGCCTGAAGATGGCCCGTGTATCTTTACCGGAAAAGCCGCGATTTATTACGGTTCTGAAAATCATTTTGATGACAAAAAAGGACACGTGCTAGTTAAAAATCAGCCATTGGCGGTTTGTGATAAGACTGCAGGTGCACTGGCTTCTTTAGGTCGTGATGATATTTTTATTAGTGAAAGCACGTTTCATTACGATGGTGGTGGATGCTGCTAA
- a CDS encoding metallophosphoesterase family protein, translating to MDKTVVNQLRSSHQGTQRKQPLTSEQASEHSNLDYSVNLGSLSGKVLLFGGVYSNLQALEKLKQIAESQNIAPENCICTGDIVGYCAQPEEVVQLFKIWGAHSILGNVEIQLRDGAEDCGCDFRKGSRCDGFSQMWFPYAQSKLSKNSLDYIATLPNHIDFRFAKKDITVVHGDFFNVSEFVYKSTDWKLKQANFETTQADVIIAGHCGLPFHHENEDKLWLNPGVIGMPANDGTPNVWYATLEEHNGELSFSHHTMNYNFKLANAKMQNDFLPQEYARTLITGIWDNTEILPPYESGLQGFGIQL from the coding sequence ATGGATAAAACTGTGGTAAATCAGCTTAGGTCAAGCCATCAAGGCACTCAAAGGAAACAGCCTTTGACTTCGGAGCAAGCCTCTGAGCATTCAAATCTCGATTATAGCGTAAATCTGGGTTCGCTAAGCGGAAAAGTGCTGCTTTTTGGTGGTGTATACAGCAATCTTCAGGCTTTGGAAAAACTGAAGCAAATTGCTGAATCTCAAAATATCGCACCAGAGAATTGCATTTGTACCGGCGATATCGTGGGCTATTGCGCACAGCCGGAAGAAGTTGTGCAGCTTTTTAAAATTTGGGGCGCTCACAGTATTTTAGGCAACGTAGAAATTCAATTGCGGGATGGTGCCGAAGATTGCGGCTGCGACTTCAGAAAAGGTTCGCGCTGTGATGGCTTCTCCCAAATGTGGTTTCCGTATGCGCAAAGTAAACTCAGTAAAAATTCACTCGATTATATTGCAACGCTGCCCAATCATATTGATTTCCGCTTTGCGAAAAAAGATATTACCGTTGTTCACGGCGATTTTTTTAATGTATCAGAATTCGTTTACAAATCAACCGACTGGAAACTCAAGCAAGCAAATTTTGAAACTACTCAGGCCGATGTGATTATTGCAGGGCATTGCGGGTTGCCTTTTCATCATGAAAACGAGGATAAGCTTTGGCTGAATCCCGGAGTGATCGGGATGCCGGCAAACGATGGTACTCCTAATGTTTGGTATGCGACTTTAGAAGAGCATAATGGGGAGTTGAGCTTTTCGCATCATACGATGAATTACAACTTCAAGCTGGCAAATGCCAAAATGCAAAATGACTTTTTACCGCAGGAATATGCGCGTACATTAATTACAGGAATATGGGACAACACCGAAATTCTGCCTCCTTATGAAAGTGGTTTGCAGGGTTTCGGTATTCAATTATAA
- a CDS encoding sodium:solute symporter has product MNIEIWQWGLIIVSSLILFFLSPLAKTTDDFFKATHRKKAPNVFMLTGSLIISWIFAKSITNAANLGLEFGIVGGVAYAAYYLSFAIAGILIYSIRTRGGYTSLHDFFTSRFGKNAMRVFSILIAIRLFNEVWSNTMVIGSYFGDIGSTPYYASIIVFTLLTLAYSLKGGLSSSIFTDVIQMGLFSILLFVILSSIYSTTNFTVAETVNSGVWSFDMGLNLLFAALLQSFSYPFHDPVLTDRAFLSSPKVTLRSFLLASVLGGACIILFSVIGVYAQAMGMQGQAAVEVGKAFGTVILLIINFIMITSAASTLDSTFSSFSKLAAIDLKLGESISVGRIAMCVLVVLGTIPIFLDAEILSATTISGTMVIGLTPIFFFWKLPAPKISFYLSIFCGIAFGFLLIFNLIPKSWILTTGPYADLLWVNIWGIFSCLILYMIPAWIKLW; this is encoded by the coding sequence TTGAATATTGAAATCTGGCAATGGGGATTAATCATCGTATCAAGTTTGATACTGTTTTTCCTGTCCCCATTGGCAAAAACAACAGACGACTTTTTTAAAGCTACGCATCGCAAAAAAGCACCTAATGTGTTTATGCTAACGGGAAGCCTTATTATCTCCTGGATTTTTGCCAAGAGTATCACCAATGCAGCCAATCTGGGATTGGAGTTTGGTATTGTAGGCGGTGTCGCCTATGCTGCCTATTACCTCTCTTTTGCAATCGCAGGTATTCTTATTTACTCTATACGCACCCGGGGCGGATATACAAGTTTACATGATTTTTTCACTTCGCGCTTTGGCAAAAATGCTATGCGCGTGTTTTCCATTTTAATCGCTATAAGGCTTTTTAACGAAGTCTGGAGCAACACAATGGTAATAGGGAGTTATTTTGGAGATATAGGCAGCACGCCCTATTACGCTTCGATAATCGTATTCACATTGCTTACTCTGGCATACTCGTTAAAAGGGGGATTGAGTAGTTCAATTTTTACAGATGTAATTCAAATGGGGTTATTCAGCATCTTGCTCTTTGTGATTTTATCGAGTATCTATTCAACTACAAATTTTACAGTTGCTGAAACCGTAAACAGCGGTGTATGGAGTTTTGATATGGGTTTAAATTTACTTTTTGCTGCCCTGTTGCAATCCTTCAGTTATCCCTTTCACGATCCCGTTTTAACAGACCGTGCTTTTTTAAGTTCGCCAAAAGTGACCCTAAGAAGTTTTCTTCTGGCAAGCGTTTTAGGCGGAGCCTGCATCATTCTTTTTAGTGTTATTGGTGTTTATGCCCAGGCTATGGGAATGCAGGGTCAGGCAGCAGTAGAAGTGGGTAAAGCTTTTGGTACGGTTATTTTGCTGATTATCAATTTCATAATGATCACTTCGGCGGCTTCTACCTTAGACTCTACGTTTTCGTCATTTTCTAAATTGGCAGCGATTGATTTAAAACTGGGCGAAAGCATTTCGGTTGGTAGGATTGCCATGTGCGTTCTGGTGGTTTTAGGAACCATTCCGATATTTCTGGATGCTGAAATTTTATCGGCGACCACCATATCCGGAACCATGGTTATTGGCCTCACTCCTATTTTCTTTTTCTGGAAATTACCTGCACCTAAAATCAGTTTCTACCTCAGTATTTTCTGTGGAATTGCCTTTGGCTTTTTATTGATTTTTAACCTCATCCCAAAATCGTGGATTTTAACCACCGGCCCTTATGCCGATTTGCTTTGGGTTAATATCTGGGGCATATTTTCGTGTTTAATTTTATATATGATTCCGGCATGGATAAAACTGTGGTAA
- a CDS encoding SusD/RagB family nutrient-binding outer membrane lipoprotein → MKNTLYKILILSLGLFTACTADFEEKNTNPNAPVTVQPSLLLRQVIYDFGEQMSYEGFAAGDLLSQHRTALDFNLFDRHALKSPQLGGNPWPVFYTNLRDNELLLKQAQSNETFKVYEGPALILKAYMAQGLTDLFGDVPYFEAFNGIDGTVTAPYDAQEAIYLAEGGILDNLDKGILALNTYTGAVALEGDLLFSGNLDKWVLFANSLKLKALMRISSKEDVASQIAAIFSEGNYIKTNADNATFDFTNSAPNSFRFAQLRAGDFNNFVLSETMEEILTDLNDDRIGVFFRPFANSTTGTFNGLINGINASQTSIEPANYSRAGTLFKENTSELNANFMTSWETQFILAEAAAKNYITADAATLYNTGVQQAFEYWLTDLPADYLTGPAAYNAAGTTPLQQISTQKWIANIINGYEGWVEWRRTGFPAFKPVAASLNDGLIPVRMPYPAEEEALNADNYNSAAQATNGNSLDVAVWWDE, encoded by the coding sequence ATGAAAAACACACTCTATAAAATTCTAATCCTAAGTCTGGGACTTTTCACAGCCTGTACAGCAGATTTTGAAGAAAAAAACACCAATCCCAATGCACCGGTTACCGTGCAACCCAGTCTCTTATTGAGACAGGTGATCTACGATTTTGGAGAGCAAATGAGTTACGAAGGTTTTGCTGCCGGTGATTTACTATCACAACACCGCACCGCATTAGACTTTAACTTGTTTGACCGCCACGCACTCAAATCACCACAGCTGGGTGGAAATCCTTGGCCGGTTTTTTATACTAATCTGCGCGATAACGAACTTTTATTAAAACAGGCGCAAAGCAACGAGACCTTTAAAGTTTATGAAGGTCCGGCATTGATTTTAAAAGCCTATATGGCTCAAGGGCTTACCGATCTTTTTGGTGATGTTCCGTATTTCGAAGCCTTTAATGGGATTGATGGTACCGTAACGGCTCCTTACGATGCTCAGGAAGCTATTTATCTTGCCGAAGGTGGGATTCTGGACAATTTGGATAAGGGAATTTTAGCATTAAACACTTACACGGGAGCAGTCGCTCTGGAAGGCGATCTTTTATTTTCCGGAAATCTGGATAAATGGGTTCTATTTGCAAACTCGCTAAAGCTGAAGGCTTTGATGCGTATTTCTAGTAAAGAGGATGTAGCCTCACAAATCGCAGCGATTTTTTCTGAAGGAAACTACATCAAAACCAATGCAGACAATGCGACTTTTGATTTTACAAACAGTGCTCCTAATAGTTTTCGCTTTGCGCAACTGCGTGCAGGAGATTTTAACAACTTCGTGCTTTCTGAAACCATGGAAGAAATCTTAACCGATTTAAATGACGATCGTATCGGGGTGTTTTTTAGACCGTTTGCAAACTCAACTACCGGAACCTTTAACGGACTAATCAATGGAATCAACGCTTCACAAACCTCTATTGAACCGGCGAACTATTCCCGTGCAGGAACCCTTTTTAAAGAAAACACTTCAGAATTGAATGCCAATTTTATGACGAGTTGGGAAACGCAGTTTATTCTGGCAGAAGCTGCAGCTAAAAACTACATCACGGCAGATGCAGCCACTTTATACAATACCGGTGTACAGCAAGCTTTTGAGTATTGGTTGACCGATTTACCGGCAGACTATTTAACCGGACCGGCTGCTTATAATGCTGCGGGGACGACTCCGCTGCAGCAAATAAGCACTCAAAAATGGATCGCCAATATTATAAATGGATACGAAGGCTGGGTAGAATGGAGACGTACCGGTTTCCCTGCTTTTAAACCGGTTGCCGCAAGTCTCAATGACGGTTTGATTCCTGTACGTATGCCATATCCCGCAGAGGAAGAAGCTTTAAATGCAGATAATTACAATAGCGCCGCTCAAGCCACTAATGGGAACAGTCTGGACGTAGCCGTCTGGTGGGATGAATAG